In a genomic window of Streptomyces sp. NBC_01231:
- a CDS encoding DUF2252 domain-containing protein has translation MTEVGAETAADAVPVEADVALADQAAVSAERARRLPGVRGFAGWPAEGSPKEEGKALRRRVPRAVHATLDLDAARPDAVSAVEESGRGRIPELTPIRVARMAATPFAFLRGAAGLMAHDLARTPMTGIRAQICGDAHAANFGLYGDARGGLVIDLNDFDETVHGPWEWDLKRLATSLVLAGREAGADEDTCHRAAHGAAGSYRRTMRLLAKLPVLDAWNAIADEELVSHTDAHDLLGTLERVSEKARANTSGRFAAKSTEPTEDGGRRFVDAPPVLRRVPDEEAAAVTASLEEYVTTLSEDRLPLLARHAVHDVAFRVVGTGSVGTRSYVVLLLDHRGEPLVLQVKEARPSALVPHLVTAGFEAPAVDHEGRRVVLGQKRMQVVSDNLLGWTTVDGRPFQVRQFRNRKGSVDPAALAADQIDDYGRMTGALLARAHAHSADPRLIAGYCGKNEELDEAFAAFAVGYADRTEADHADLVAAVRAGRIAADEGV, from the coding sequence ATGACCGAGGTCGGTGCGGAGACGGCAGCGGATGCGGTGCCGGTGGAAGCGGACGTGGCGCTCGCTGATCAGGCGGCGGTGAGCGCGGAGCGAGCCCGTCGACTCCCTGGGGTACGTGGCTTCGCCGGATGGCCTGCCGAGGGATCACCCAAGGAGGAGGGCAAGGCGCTGCGGCGCCGGGTCCCGCGCGCTGTGCACGCGACCCTCGACCTCGACGCCGCCCGGCCCGACGCGGTGAGCGCGGTCGAGGAATCCGGCCGCGGCCGGATTCCCGAGCTCACGCCGATACGGGTCGCAAGGATGGCGGCCACGCCCTTCGCCTTCCTGCGCGGAGCGGCGGGTCTCATGGCCCATGATCTGGCACGCACCCCCATGACCGGGATCCGCGCCCAGATCTGCGGCGACGCGCACGCGGCCAATTTCGGCCTGTACGGCGACGCACGCGGCGGCCTGGTCATTGATCTGAACGATTTCGACGAGACGGTCCACGGCCCCTGGGAGTGGGATCTCAAGCGGCTAGCAACCTCGCTGGTACTGGCCGGCCGCGAGGCGGGCGCCGACGAGGACACCTGCCACCGGGCCGCGCACGGAGCGGCGGGCTCCTACCGTCGAACCATGCGGCTGCTCGCCAAGCTCCCGGTCCTGGACGCGTGGAACGCCATCGCGGACGAGGAACTCGTCTCCCACACCGACGCCCACGACCTGCTCGGCACCCTGGAGCGGGTGTCCGAGAAAGCGCGGGCCAACACCAGCGGACGCTTCGCCGCGAAGTCGACCGAGCCGACCGAGGACGGCGGCCGCCGTTTCGTCGACGCCCCGCCGGTCCTGCGGCGTGTCCCGGACGAGGAGGCCGCGGCGGTGACCGCGTCCCTGGAGGAGTACGTCACCACGCTCTCCGAGGACCGCCTCCCGCTGCTGGCCCGGCACGCGGTGCACGACGTCGCCTTCCGCGTCGTCGGCACGGGCAGCGTCGGAACGCGGTCGTACGTCGTGCTGCTCCTGGACCATCGAGGGGAGCCGTTGGTCCTCCAGGTCAAGGAGGCCCGTCCCTCGGCGCTGGTGCCGCACTTGGTGACGGCGGGCTTCGAGGCGCCGGCGGTCGACCACGAGGGGCGCCGGGTGGTCCTCGGGCAGAAGCGCATGCAGGTCGTCAGCGACAATCTGCTGGGCTGGACGACGGTCGACGGGCGGCCCTTCCAGGTACGGCAGTTCCGCAACCGCAAAGGCAGTGTGGATCCCGCGGCCCTGGCCGCCGACCAGATCGACGACTACGGCCGCATGACCGGCGCCCTTCTGGCCCGCGCCCACGCGCACAGCGCCGATCCCCGCCTGATCGCCGGCTACTGCGGCAAGAACGAGGAACTGGACGAGGCGTTCGCCGCGTTCGCCGTCGGCTACGCCGACCGCACCGAGGCGGACCACGCGGATCTGGTGGCGGCGGTGCGGGCGGGGCGGATCGCGGCGGACGAGGGGGTGTGA
- a CDS encoding J domain-containing protein, whose translation MTTPEAEQDGGAGEGRQTPEGGAPRPEERLERAVRAAEQALIEYEIAVETFRIEVENFSRLHHQKLGPMYTRLDELDAEIAEALAARTGDPEDRRKADEARARVMPMPGVEELFGGWMDGQGLFPEASAMLTDQPVRPPQRVRPSDEARKLYRDLARKAHPDLAQDETERGRREEFITRVNGAYAIGDEALLRELAEEWAAGPKPPEQGPTPADELYARLEWLAQRKELLAVVARDLEESAIGAMLRMAPDDPDRLLDEIAEKLLADVATREAELAELLAEPESG comes from the coding sequence GTGACGACCCCGGAAGCTGAGCAAGATGGTGGGGCCGGCGAGGGCCGGCAGACGCCCGAAGGCGGTGCGCCCCGGCCCGAGGAGCGGCTGGAGCGGGCCGTGCGGGCCGCCGAGCAGGCGCTGATCGAGTACGAGATCGCGGTCGAGACCTTCCGGATCGAGGTCGAGAACTTTTCCCGGCTGCACCACCAGAAGCTCGGCCCGATGTACACCCGGCTCGACGAGCTGGACGCCGAGATCGCCGAGGCGCTGGCCGCACGCACGGGCGATCCCGAGGACCGGCGGAAGGCGGACGAGGCGCGGGCCAGGGTCATGCCGATGCCAGGTGTCGAGGAGCTGTTCGGCGGCTGGATGGACGGCCAGGGGCTGTTCCCGGAAGCCTCGGCGATGCTCACCGATCAGCCGGTGCGGCCTCCGCAGCGGGTCCGCCCCAGCGACGAGGCCCGCAAGCTCTACCGCGACCTGGCCCGCAAGGCGCACCCCGACCTCGCGCAGGACGAGACCGAGCGGGGTCGGCGTGAGGAGTTCATCACCCGGGTCAACGGCGCCTACGCCATCGGGGACGAGGCGCTGCTGCGGGAGCTGGCAGAGGAGTGGGCCGCCGGGCCGAAGCCCCCGGAGCAGGGGCCGACGCCCGCCGACGAGTTGTACGCCCGCCTCGAATGGCTCGCCCAGCGCAAGGAACTGCTGGCCGTGGTCGCGCGGGACCTGGAGGAGAGCGCGATCGGCGCGATGCTCCGGATGGCTCCGGACGACCCCGACCGTCTCCTGGACGAGATCGCCGAGAAGCTCCTGGCCGACGTAGCCACGCGCGAGGCGGAGCTGGCGGAACTACTCGCCGAGCCGGAGAGCGGGTGA
- a CDS encoding rhodanese-like domain-containing protein yields MPTVEVQDLKDGDFLLDVREDDEWQAGHADGALHIPISEFVARYGELTEAAPQDGRVHVICRSGGRSAQVAMYLVQQGVDAVNVDGGMQVWAAAGRPVVTNEGRPGFVL; encoded by the coding sequence GTGCCCACGGTCGAGGTCCAGGACCTCAAGGACGGCGACTTCCTGCTGGACGTCCGCGAGGACGACGAGTGGCAGGCGGGCCACGCCGACGGGGCGCTGCACATCCCCATCAGTGAGTTCGTCGCGCGGTACGGCGAGTTGACCGAGGCGGCACCGCAGGACGGGCGGGTGCATGTGATCTGCCGCTCTGGCGGGCGCTCGGCCCAGGTCGCGATGTACCTCGTCCAGCAGGGCGTGGACGCCGTGAACGTCGACGGCGGTATGCAGGTGTGGGCGGCCGCGGGCCGGCCCGTCGTGACGAACGAGGGCCGGCCCGGCTTCGTCCTCTGA
- a CDS encoding acyl-CoA/acyl-ACP dehydrogenase yields MDFTFTEEQQAAAEAARGVFAGVAPDAVPSPSLTAGAVAEDFDRALWSRLAEADLLSLTAAPEYGGAGLDAIALCLVLREAAQVLARVPLLEHSAATAAVQAHGDEELRSALLARAGRGEVVLTVAASGRTGHDPAERAVTARQEGREWILDGVQTAVPWAYGADLVVVPAHTAADRTVLALVPRLHPGVVLAEQISTTGERLAELRLESARIAARDVIDVDGAWEWLRDLLATGTCALALGLGERVLRMTSDYTSKREQFGFPVATFQAVAVQAADRYIDLRAMEATLWQAAWRHGSGAQGALPVSGDVAVAKIWAADGVRRVVQTAQHLHGGFGADVDYPLHRYHAWAKHLELSLGPASAHEESLGDLLAAHPLS; encoded by the coding sequence GTGGACTTCACCTTCACCGAGGAGCAGCAGGCGGCGGCCGAGGCGGCGCGGGGGGTGTTCGCCGGGGTCGCGCCGGACGCGGTGCCCAGTCCGTCCCTCACTGCGGGCGCCGTCGCCGAAGACTTCGACCGCGCACTGTGGAGCAGGCTCGCTGAGGCGGATCTGCTGAGTCTGACGGCGGCCCCGGAGTACGGCGGCGCCGGCCTGGACGCCATCGCGCTGTGCCTGGTGCTGCGCGAGGCGGCACAGGTGCTGGCGCGGGTGCCACTGCTGGAGCACAGCGCGGCCACGGCGGCCGTACAGGCCCACGGCGACGAGGAGTTGAGGTCCGCCCTGCTGGCCCGGGCCGGTCGGGGGGAGGTCGTACTGACCGTCGCCGCGAGCGGCCGCACCGGCCACGACCCGGCCGAACGCGCCGTGACCGCACGTCAGGAGGGGCGGGAGTGGATCCTCGACGGGGTGCAGACGGCCGTGCCCTGGGCATACGGCGCGGACCTCGTCGTCGTACCGGCGCACACGGCCGCCGACCGGACCGTTCTGGCGCTGGTCCCCCGCCTCCACCCGGGCGTCGTTCTCGCCGAGCAGATCTCCACCACCGGCGAGCGACTGGCCGAACTGCGCCTGGAATCGGCGCGGATCGCGGCCCGGGACGTCATCGATGTCGACGGCGCCTGGGAGTGGTTGCGCGATCTGCTGGCCACCGGGACGTGCGCGCTGGCACTCGGTCTGGGCGAACGGGTCCTGCGTATGACCAGTGACTACACCAGCAAACGCGAGCAGTTCGGGTTCCCGGTCGCCACCTTCCAGGCCGTCGCCGTCCAGGCCGCCGACCGTTACATCGACCTGCGGGCCATGGAGGCAACGCTGTGGCAGGCCGCATGGCGGCATGGCTCGGGGGCCCAGGGGGCACTGCCCGTCTCCGGTGATGTGGCCGTCGCCAAGATCTGGGCGGCCGACGGCGTCCGGCGGGTCGTGCAGACGGCGCAGCATCTGCACGGAGGGTTCGGCGCCGACGTCGACTATCCCCTGCACCGCTATCACGCCTGGGCCAAGCACCTCGAACTGTCGCTCGGCCCGGCATCGGCGCACGAGGAATCCCTGGGCGACCTGCTGGCAGCCCACCCACTGAGCTGA
- a CDS encoding 2Fe-2S iron-sulfur cluster-binding protein → MARFHALPVAAVDRLTDDSVAVTLAVPPELREEYRHTPGQHLALRRKVDGVEIRRTYSICSPAPATDDEGPRTLRVGVRLVEGGAFSTFALKEIDIGDELEVMTPAGRFTLDPAPGLYAAIVGGSGITPVLSIVATLLAREPEARFCLIRGDRTSSSTMFLEEVADLKDRYPERLHLVTVLSREEQQAGLPSGRLDRERLTGLLPALLPVEQVAGWFLCGPFGLVQGAEQALRELGVARTRIHEEIFHVDPVAPTAVVPAPAHSTVTARLDGRGGTWPVQDGESLLETVLRNRPDAPYACKGGVCGTCRAFLVAGEVRMDRNFALEPEETQEGYVLACQSHPVTEKVELDFDR, encoded by the coding sequence ATGGCCCGCTTCCACGCACTCCCGGTGGCGGCGGTCGACCGGCTCACCGACGACTCCGTGGCGGTCACCCTCGCCGTGCCGCCGGAGCTGCGCGAGGAGTACCGCCACACACCGGGCCAGCACCTCGCCCTGCGCCGGAAGGTCGACGGCGTCGAGATCCGGCGTACGTACTCGATCTGCTCCCCGGCTCCCGCGACGGACGACGAGGGACCGCGCACCCTGCGGGTCGGAGTGCGGCTGGTCGAGGGCGGCGCGTTCTCCACCTTCGCGCTCAAGGAGATCGACATCGGCGACGAACTGGAGGTGATGACCCCGGCGGGACGCTTCACGCTCGACCCCGCGCCCGGCCTGTACGCCGCGATCGTCGGCGGCAGCGGCATCACCCCGGTCCTGTCGATCGTGGCGACACTGCTGGCACGGGAGCCCGAGGCCCGGTTCTGTCTGATACGCGGCGACCGGACATCCTCCTCCACGATGTTCCTGGAGGAGGTCGCCGACCTGAAGGACCGCTACCCCGAGCGGCTCCACCTGGTGACGGTGCTCTCCCGGGAGGAACAGCAGGCGGGGCTGCCGTCCGGGCGGCTCGACCGCGAGCGGCTGACCGGGCTGCTGCCGGCACTGCTGCCGGTGGAGCAGGTGGCGGGCTGGTTCCTGTGCGGGCCGTTCGGGCTGGTGCAGGGGGCCGAACAGGCGCTGCGGGAACTCGGGGTCGCCCGGACCCGCATCCACGAGGAGATCTTCCACGTCGACCCGGTCGCGCCCACGGCCGTCGTCCCGGCTCCCGCGCACAGTACGGTGACCGCCCGGCTCGACGGCCGGGGCGGCACCTGGCCCGTCCAGGACGGGGAGTCACTGCTGGAGACGGTTCTGCGCAACCGGCCAGACGCGCCCTACGCCTGCAAGGGCGGGGTGTGCGGGACGTGCCGTGCCTTCCTGGTCGCCGGCGAGGTGCGGATGGACCGCAACTTCGCGTTGGAGCCGGAGGAGACACAGGAGGGATATGTCTTGGCATGCCAGTCGCATCCGGTGACGGAGAAGGTGGAGCTCGACTTCGACCGGTGA
- the paaJ gene encoding phenylacetate-CoA oxygenase subunit PaaJ, with protein sequence MVTVTALEAELLEVAGSVPDPELPVLTLQELGVLRAVHMRGADAVEVELTPTYTGCPAIEAMSLDIEHALHQHGVREVTVRTVLAPAWSTDDITDEGRRKLREFGIAPPRVRRESGPLTLSLGPTRTHAGETAVPRHPATTDATEDDEATGTADPIHCPHCGSADTELLSRFSSTACKALRRCLACREPFDHFKEL encoded by the coding sequence ATGGTGACGGTCACCGCCCTGGAGGCGGAACTCCTGGAGGTGGCCGGTTCGGTACCCGACCCCGAACTGCCCGTACTCACCCTCCAGGAGCTGGGTGTGCTGCGCGCGGTGCACATGCGCGGGGCCGACGCGGTCGAGGTCGAGCTGACCCCGACGTACACCGGCTGCCCGGCCATCGAGGCGATGTCCCTGGACATAGAGCACGCACTGCACCAGCACGGCGTGCGGGAGGTCACCGTGCGCACGGTGCTCGCGCCCGCCTGGTCGACGGACGACATCACGGACGAAGGACGCCGCAAACTGCGGGAGTTCGGCATCGCCCCACCTCGGGTACGTCGGGAGTCCGGACCGCTCACGCTCTCGCTCGGGCCGACCCGCACACACGCCGGCGAAACCGCGGTGCCCCGGCACCCCGCGACGACCGACGCCACCGAAGACGACGAAGCCACCGGGACGGCCGACCCGATCCACTGCCCGCACTGCGGTTCCGCGGACACCGAACTGCTCAGCCGCTTCTCCTCGACAGCGTGCAAGGCCCTGCGGCGCTGCCTTGCCTGCCGTGAACCGTTCGACCACTTCAAGGAGTTGTGA
- the paaC gene encoding phenylacetate-CoA oxygenase subunit PaaC, with the protein MTAPESTTTPGSAAALALGDDALVLSHRLGEWAGHAPVLEEEVALANIALDLLGQARVLLSLVGDEDDLAYLREERAFRNLQLVEQPNGDFAHTIARQLYFSTYQHLLYAELSGGDGPFAPLAAKAVKEVAYHRDHAEQWTLRLGDGTDVGHERMGRACEALWRFTGEMFQPVEGLDVDRERLEAAWLTSVEDVLRRATLTIPEGPRSGAWQAGAGRQGLHTEPFGRMLAEMQHLHRSHPGASW; encoded by the coding sequence GTGACCGCACCCGAGTCCACGACCACACCCGGATCGGCTGCCGCCCTGGCCCTCGGTGACGACGCCCTGGTGCTCTCGCACCGTCTCGGCGAATGGGCGGGTCATGCCCCCGTCCTCGAAGAGGAGGTGGCCCTCGCCAACATCGCGCTGGATCTGCTCGGCCAGGCCCGGGTGCTGCTGTCGCTGGTCGGCGACGAGGACGACCTGGCGTATCTCCGCGAAGAGCGTGCCTTCCGCAACCTCCAGCTGGTGGAACAGCCGAACGGCGACTTCGCCCACACCATCGCCCGCCAGTTGTACTTCTCCACCTACCAACACCTGCTCTACGCCGAACTCTCAGGCGGAGACGGCCCGTTCGCCCCGCTGGCAGCGAAGGCCGTCAAGGAGGTCGCCTACCACCGCGACCACGCCGAGCAGTGGACGCTGCGGCTCGGCGACGGCACCGACGTGGGCCACGAACGGATGGGGCGGGCGTGCGAGGCGCTGTGGCGTTTCACCGGCGAGATGTTCCAGCCGGTGGAGGGGCTCGACGTCGACCGGGAGCGGCTGGAGGCAGCCTGGCTCACCTCCGTCGAGGACGTGCTGCGCCGGGCCACCCTCACGATCCCGGAGGGCCCGCGGTCCGGGGCGTGGCAGGCCGGCGCCGGCCGACAGGGTCTGCACACCGAGCCCTTCGGGCGGATGCTCGCCGAGATGCAACATCTGCACCGCAGTCACCCGGGGGCGTCATGGTGA
- the paaB gene encoding 1,2-phenylacetyl-CoA epoxidase subunit B, whose amino-acid sequence MTNTDWPLWEVFVRSRRGLSHTHAGSLHAPDAELALRNARDLYTRRGEGVSIWVVPSSVITASSPDEKDPFFEPAADKPYRHPTFYEIPEGVKHL is encoded by the coding sequence ATGACGAACACCGACTGGCCTCTGTGGGAGGTCTTCGTGCGCTCCCGCCGCGGTCTCTCGCACACGCACGCCGGCAGCCTGCACGCGCCGGACGCGGAGCTCGCCCTGCGCAACGCACGCGATCTGTACACCCGGCGCGGCGAGGGCGTCTCGATCTGGGTCGTCCCCTCGTCCGTGATCACCGCGTCCTCGCCCGACGAGAAGGATCCGTTCTTCGAACCGGCCGCCGACAAGCCGTACCGCCACCCGACGTTCTACGAGATCCCGGAGGGGGTGAAGCACCTGTGA
- the paaA gene encoding 1,2-phenylacetyl-CoA epoxidase subunit A: MATAAAHHTARTGGAQAYDGQGGVRQDHAVDTAAYERAFDAAVAADERVEPRDWMPDAYRATLVRQIAQHAHSEIIGMQPEANWITRAPSLRRKAILMAKVQDEAGHGLYLYSAAETLGTGRDELLDKLHTGRQKYSSIFNYPTLTWADVGAIGWLVDGAAITNQVPLCRCSYGPYARAMVRICKEESFHQRQGYELLLALSRGTVEQHAMAQDAVDRWWWPSLMMFGPPDDESAHSAQSMAWKIKRHSNDELRQRFVDICVPQAESLGLALPDPDLMWNEERDHHDFGAIDWTEFWDVLKGNGPCNEQRITQRRRAHDEGAWVRDSAAAYAAKHNGGTGVSRG; encoded by the coding sequence ATGGCGACAGCAGCCGCGCACCACACGGCCCGGACGGGCGGAGCACAGGCGTACGACGGACAGGGCGGCGTTCGTCAGGACCACGCCGTCGACACCGCCGCGTACGAGCGCGCCTTCGACGCCGCCGTGGCCGCCGACGAGCGCGTCGAGCCGCGCGACTGGATGCCCGACGCCTACCGCGCGACGCTGGTCCGACAGATCGCACAGCACGCCCACTCCGAGATCATCGGCATGCAGCCGGAGGCGAACTGGATCACGCGCGCGCCCTCGCTGCGCCGCAAGGCCATCCTGATGGCGAAGGTCCAGGACGAGGCCGGACACGGGCTCTATCTCTACAGCGCGGCCGAAACCCTCGGCACCGGCCGCGACGAGCTGCTCGACAAGCTGCACACCGGCCGCCAGAAGTACTCCTCGATCTTCAACTACCCCACGCTGACCTGGGCGGACGTCGGCGCGATCGGCTGGCTGGTGGACGGCGCCGCGATCACCAACCAGGTCCCCCTGTGCCGCTGCTCCTACGGCCCGTACGCGCGCGCGATGGTCCGCATCTGCAAGGAGGAGTCCTTCCACCAGCGACAGGGATACGAACTGCTGCTGGCCCTCAGCCGCGGGACTGTGGAGCAGCACGCGATGGCACAGGACGCGGTGGACCGCTGGTGGTGGCCGTCCCTGATGATGTTCGGCCCACCCGACGACGAGTCCGCGCACTCCGCCCAGTCGATGGCCTGGAAGATCAAGCGCCACTCGAACGACGAGCTGCGCCAGCGCTTCGTCGACATCTGTGTCCCCCAGGCCGAGTCCCTGGGCCTGGCCCTCCCCGATCCGGACCTGATGTGGAACGAGGAGCGGGACCACCACGACTTCGGCGCCATCGACTGGACGGAGTTCTGGGACGTGCTCAAGGGCAACGGTCCGTGCAACGAACAGCGGATAACGCAGCGCAGGCGGGCGCACGACGAGGGCGCCTGGGTACGGGACTCGGCCGCGGCGTACGCGGCCAAGCACAACGGCGGGACGGGAGTGAGCCGAGGATGA
- a CDS encoding DUF5819 family protein has protein sequence MDAYDESWRPPHGPDEPSAPDPAPAPDAEARIGLVALSLRYQIAVAVALAVVAVAVCVHIGMVFLHVAPSNTLTKQHGKAIDDWIYPEFEQNWKLFAPNPLQQNIAVQVRAQVRSADGGVRTTGWYDLSAQDGRAIDGNLLPSHTQQNELRRAWDFFVSTHDTDNRSTGLRGSLSETYLRRIVSLRLERENAAGKGGAVDLVQIRSRTTNVPAPEWSDEQVSGKPMYRVLPWWSAAPDTAHTAGTTAGGAK, from the coding sequence ATGGACGCGTACGACGAGAGCTGGAGGCCCCCGCACGGGCCGGACGAGCCCAGCGCCCCCGACCCCGCCCCAGCCCCCGACGCCGAAGCCCGAATCGGACTCGTGGCCCTCTCCCTCCGGTACCAGATCGCTGTCGCCGTGGCCCTCGCCGTCGTCGCGGTCGCCGTCTGTGTGCACATCGGCATGGTGTTCCTGCATGTGGCGCCGTCGAACACGCTGACCAAGCAGCACGGCAAGGCGATCGACGACTGGATCTACCCGGAGTTCGAGCAGAACTGGAAGCTCTTCGCGCCGAACCCGTTGCAGCAGAACATCGCCGTCCAGGTCCGCGCGCAGGTGCGGTCCGCGGACGGCGGGGTACGGACCACCGGCTGGTACGACCTGTCCGCACAGGACGGCCGGGCCATCGACGGCAATCTGCTGCCGAGCCACACCCAGCAGAACGAACTGCGCCGGGCCTGGGACTTCTTCGTCTCCACGCACGACACCGACAACCGCTCGACGGGCCTGCGCGGCTCCCTGTCCGAGACCTACCTGCGCCGCATAGTGTCGCTGCGCCTGGAGCGCGAGAACGCGGCCGGGAAGGGGGGCGCCGTCGACCTCGTCCAGATCCGCTCCCGCACCACGAACGTGCCCGCGCCGGAGTGGAGCGACGAGCAGGTCTCCGGCAAACCGATGTACCGCGTGCTGCCCTGGTGGTCGGCAGCGCCGGATACGGCGCACACGGCGGGCACGACCGCAGGGGGCGCGAAATGA
- a CDS encoding HTTM domain-containing protein codes for MNRFALSVSTGIARVTESALGPYQTAVIRIGFSATWLLFLLREFPHRQEMYGPDGPWSWDLAEQLISTNGSFTALMWSDGSLWFEALYALAVLTSALLLLGWRTRTMSVLFMVGVLSLQNRSIFMGDGGDNVLHLMCIYLVFTRCGQVWSLDARRARLLRAARARGERVTDRVGPALWGGLGLALVAVTLAGRLDGDPTVPVLLWVVWLAMALWWAIGRFARSGEPRILLDVVGNIVHNGALLVIMAEACLIYATAGWYKIQGSRWQDGTAAYYPLHLDYFSPWPALADLLSASGTMVMLVTYGTVAVQVAFPFTLFNRRVKNVLLTAMIMEHAAIAVILGLPFFSLAMIAADAVFLPTSFLRRLGGWATRARGRLPAVPAVTVGSAGRGRQGVPKGVPEQRTPVDPVTSVTPEASKTAEAPRSEGAPTTQEASENREAQEHS; via the coding sequence ATGAACCGGTTCGCCCTCTCCGTCTCGACCGGTATAGCCCGCGTCACCGAGTCCGCCCTCGGCCCGTACCAGACCGCCGTGATCCGCATCGGCTTCAGCGCGACCTGGCTGCTGTTCCTGCTGCGCGAGTTCCCTCACCGCCAGGAGATGTACGGTCCCGACGGCCCCTGGAGCTGGGACCTCGCCGAGCAGCTGATCTCGACGAACGGTTCCTTCACGGCCCTGATGTGGTCCGACGGCAGCCTCTGGTTCGAGGCCCTCTACGCCCTCGCGGTCCTGACGAGTGCTCTGCTCCTGCTGGGCTGGCGCACCCGCACGATGTCGGTGCTGTTCATGGTCGGCGTGCTCTCGCTGCAGAACCGCAGCATCTTCATGGGGGACGGCGGCGACAACGTCCTGCACCTGATGTGCATCTACCTCGTGTTCACGCGCTGCGGTCAGGTGTGGTCGCTGGACGCGCGCCGGGCACGGCTGTTGCGGGCGGCACGCGCGCGTGGGGAGCGCGTCACGGACCGGGTGGGTCCGGCCCTGTGGGGCGGGCTCGGGCTCGCGCTGGTCGCGGTGACGCTGGCGGGCCGGCTCGACGGCGACCCGACCGTGCCGGTGCTCCTGTGGGTCGTCTGGCTGGCGATGGCCCTGTGGTGGGCAATCGGGCGTTTCGCCAGGTCCGGCGAGCCGCGGATCCTGCTCGACGTGGTCGGCAACATCGTCCACAACGGTGCCCTGCTCGTGATCATGGCCGAGGCCTGTCTGATCTACGCGACGGCCGGTTGGTACAAGATCCAGGGTTCCCGCTGGCAGGACGGCACCGCCGCCTACTACCCCCTGCACCTCGACTACTTCTCGCCCTGGCCCGCCCTCGCCGACCTGCTGTCGGCCAGCGGCACGATGGTGATGCTGGTGACCTACGGCACGGTCGCCGTGCAGGTCGCCTTCCCGTTCACGCTGTTCAACCGACGGGTCAAGAACGTCCTGCTCACCGCCATGATCATGGAGCATGCTGCGATCGCGGTGATTCTGGGGCTGCCGTTCTTCTCGCTGGCGATGATCGCCGCCGACGCCGTGTTCCTGCCGACGTCGTTCCTGCGTCGGCTCGGCGGGTGGGCGACGCGCGCGCGTGGGCGGCTGCCGGCGGTGCCGGCCGTCACGGTGGGGTCGGCGGGCAGGGGCCGTCAGGGAGTTCCGAAGGGAGTTCCGGAACAACGCACCCCGGTGGACCCGGTGACTTCGGTGACCCCGGAGGCTTCAAAGACCGCGGAGGCCCCGAGGTCCGAGGGCGCCCCGACTACGCAGGAGGCGTCGGAGAACCGGGAAGCCCAGGAGCACTCGTAG
- a CDS encoding TrmH family RNA methyltransferase, which translates to MTAPDLVSRWHRLADASVLLDGFHALKHAVRFGAEVSVAVAVDRAAALALADELAPDVRDTLDALLTEVPETTYTSLVPRPHPTAVAALAVRPSRASHLKRLAHTPRTAPVVVLDNPRNLGNAGAVIRLAAGFGATGVVTTGTLDPWHPTVVRGGAGLHFATAVERLTVDELPAGPVFALDPEGDDLRGIKLPDDAVLAFGSERSGLSAELRARADHLLALPMRPQVSSYNLATSVAMTLYHWSATGGALGVS; encoded by the coding sequence ATGACCGCCCCCGATCTCGTGAGCCGGTGGCACCGGCTCGCCGACGCCTCCGTCCTGCTCGACGGCTTCCACGCCCTCAAGCACGCGGTGCGTTTCGGCGCCGAGGTGTCGGTGGCCGTCGCCGTCGACCGGGCCGCCGCGCTCGCCCTCGCCGACGAGCTGGCCCCCGACGTACGGGACACGCTGGACGCGCTCCTGACGGAGGTCCCGGAGACGACGTACACCTCCCTGGTACCGCGCCCCCACCCCACCGCGGTGGCCGCCCTGGCCGTACGTCCCTCGCGCGCGTCCCATCTGAAAAGGCTGGCGCACACCCCGCGCACCGCGCCGGTCGTGGTGCTCGACAACCCGCGCAACCTGGGCAACGCGGGGGCCGTGATCCGACTGGCCGCCGGTTTCGGCGCGACCGGAGTGGTCACCACCGGCACGCTCGACCCTTGGCATCCCACGGTCGTACGCGGCGGAGCCGGGTTGCACTTCGCGACCGCGGTGGAGCGGCTGACCGTCGACGAACTGCCCGCCGGGCCGGTGTTCGCGCTCGACCCCGAGGGCGACGACCTGCGCGGCATCAAGCTCCCGGACGACGCCGTACTCGCCTTCGGCTCGGAACGCAGCGGCCTGTCGGCCGAGCTGCGCGCCCGGGCCGACCACTTGTTGGCACTGCCGATGCGACCCCAGGTCTCCAGCTACAACCTCGCGACCAGTGTGGCCATGACGCTGTACCACTGGAGCGCGACCGGGGGCGCACTCGGCGTCTCCTAG